The following coding sequences are from one Chitinivibrionia bacterium window:
- the nadD gene encoding nicotinate-nucleotide adenylyltransferase, with the protein MTKETPVEEETEADKKIMRKYSKIGILGGSFDPIHIGHTAMAQMAAEELGLELVLFIPTRVNPLKGVSNSTTPAQRLEMTKHAVIGNGLFQIWEKELTMPAPSYTINTITQLLKEFSANDWFFIMGSDNLPTFTKWHNWKEILEKVKLAVCCRPDYSLNLPENLPSDRVVFFEGPNWGISSTQIRKRISERKSCKYLLKNRVRRFITQNNLYKESEKQICEKQ; encoded by the coding sequence ATGACGAAAGAGACGCCGGTCGAAGAAGAAACCGAGGCGGATAAAAAAATTATGCGGAAATATTCCAAAATAGGAATACTCGGCGGAAGTTTTGACCCGATACACATCGGACATACGGCAATGGCGCAGATGGCGGCAGAAGAATTGGGTTTGGAATTAGTGCTTTTTATTCCGACAAGAGTAAATCCGCTCAAAGGCGTATCAAACAGCACTACTCCGGCGCAACGCTTAGAAATGACAAAACACGCAGTAATCGGCAACGGTTTATTTCAGATTTGGGAAAAAGAGCTGACAATGCCGGCGCCGTCTTACACTATAAACACAATAACGCAACTTTTAAAGGAATTTTCGGCAAACGATTGGTTTTTCATTATGGGAAGCGACAATTTACCCACGTTTACAAAATGGCATAATTGGAAAGAAATACTTGAAAAAGTGAAACTTGCCGTATGTTGTCGTCCCGATTATTCTTTGAATTTACCCGAAAATTTGCCAAGCGACAGAGTTGTGTTTTTTGAAGGACCAAATTGGGGAATAAGTTCAACGCAAATAAGAAAACGAATAAGCGAGCGTAAATCCTGCAAATATTTACTGAAAAACAGAGTGCGAAGATTTATCACTCAAAATAATTTATACAAAGAAAGCGAGAAGCAAATATGCGAAAAACAATAA
- the bamD gene encoding outer membrane protein assembly factor BamD, giving the protein MKTRTLLIILLVALIALPCFARRRNREVRCMARMQSGMEAFERGRWSRAVNNLSIVRDQCLGEFDRPDSVYFFLGLAYFHGNKPEQARLEFRTIIEDFPHSEFIERTYFYIALSSFNAAPIIQRDPRLLRRAQREFSAFVAAYPTGEFTDTARILLDTISNKLIERELMIAEFYEIIRRFESAVIYYQMILQEFPNSNRIPEINKRLARNLVAANRFAEALVIIEALESAELFKSETETLRRRINQRAIDDERDAGRRRNRGG; this is encoded by the coding sequence ATGAAAACTAGAACATTATTAATAATCCTGTTAGTGGCGCTTATTGCTCTTCCCTGCTTTGCACGCAGAAGAAATCGCGAAGTGCGCTGTATGGCAAGAATGCAATCCGGAATGGAGGCATTCGAAAGAGGGAGATGGTCGCGAGCGGTAAATAATCTTTCGATTGTGCGCGACCAATGTTTGGGCGAATTCGACCGCCCCGACTCGGTTTACTTTTTCTTGGGACTTGCCTATTTTCACGGCAATAAACCCGAACAAGCGAGATTGGAATTTCGCACGATAATAGAAGATTTTCCGCACTCGGAGTTTATCGAACGCACCTACTTTTACATTGCGCTCAGCAGTTTTAACGCCGCCCCGATAATACAGCGCGACCCCAGATTGCTCAGGCGTGCACAGCGTGAATTTTCAGCGTTTGTTGCGGCATACCCTACCGGAGAATTTACCGACACCGCCCGAATACTTCTCGATACAATAAGCAATAAACTCATTGAACGCGAACTTATGATTGCCGAATTTTACGAAATCATAAGAAGATTTGAGTCTGCGGTTATTTATTATCAAATGATATTGCAGGAATTTCCGAACAGCAACCGCATTCCCGAAATCAATAAACGTCTCGCAAGAAACTTGGTTGCGGCGAACAGATTTGCCGAAGCGCTCGTAATAATTGAAGCTCTCGAAAGCGCTGAACTGTTCAAAAGCGAAACGGAAACTTTACGAAGACGAATAAATCAAAGAGCCATAGATGACGAAAGAGACGCCGGTCGAAGAAGAAACCGAGGCGGATAA